The Haladaptatus cibarius D43 genome window below encodes:
- a CDS encoding ABC transporter ATP-binding protein: MAAIRTNSLTKRFGDVVAVRDVNLTVEEGEIFGFLGPNGAGKSTTINMLLDFMRPSEGTAEVLGHDAQNEPRAIRNRIGILPEGYDLYDRLTAREHLDFAIDAKSANESPPELIDRVGLSQKDADRKVGGYSKGMAQRLALASALVGDPDLLILDEPSSGLDPHGIREMRELIRAEADRGTSVFFSSHILSEVEAACDRVGIMNNGQLVAENTVEGLRELTGASSQLILKVSRVPTELDLSSIDGVSSVSVDDATLRVSFSDPGKKAQVVKRVDAATNIADIESEQASLEELFDSYTRGEESTDQKAESPAEVSA; the protein is encoded by the coding sequence ATGGCCGCCATCAGAACGAACTCCCTCACGAAGCGATTCGGCGACGTCGTCGCAGTCCGCGACGTGAACCTCACGGTCGAAGAGGGCGAAATCTTCGGCTTCCTCGGTCCCAACGGGGCAGGGAAATCCACGACCATCAACATGCTGTTGGATTTCATGCGCCCGAGCGAGGGCACCGCGGAGGTTCTCGGACACGACGCACAGAACGAACCGCGAGCAATCCGCAATCGAATCGGCATCCTCCCGGAGGGCTACGACCTCTACGACCGACTTACTGCACGCGAGCATCTTGACTTCGCTATCGACGCGAAAAGCGCGAACGAAAGTCCGCCGGAACTCATCGACCGAGTCGGCCTCTCCCAAAAGGACGCCGACCGAAAAGTCGGCGGCTACTCGAAAGGAATGGCACAGCGACTCGCGCTGGCTTCCGCGCTGGTCGGCGACCCCGACCTGCTCATTCTGGACGAACCCTCTTCCGGACTCGACCCCCACGGAATCCGCGAAATGCGCGAACTCATCCGCGCGGAGGCAGATCGCGGTACGTCCGTGTTCTTCTCCAGCCACATCCTCTCGGAAGTCGAGGCGGCCTGTGACCGCGTCGGAATCATGAACAACGGACAACTCGTCGCTGAAAACACCGTCGAAGGCCTCCGCGAACTGACCGGTGCGAGTTCACAGTTGATCCTGAAAGTGTCGCGCGTCCCGACCGAACTCGACTTGTCAAGCATCGATGGCGTCTCCAGCGTTTCCGTCGATGACGCCACGCTTCGCGTATCCTTCTCCGACCCCGGCAAGAAGGCACAGGTGGTAAAGCGCGTGGACGCCGCGACGAATATTGCGGACATCGAATCCGAACAGGCCTCGCTCGAAGAGCTGTTCGACAGCTACACGAGGGGCGAGGAATCGACCGACCAGAAAGCCGAATCTCCCGCGGAGGTGTCGGCATGA
- a CDS encoding GNAT family N-acetyltransferase gives MTGFAVRPAESDDAPAIRRVARESWHAAYDDIIGADTVDETIDQWYDIERLRESATNSDHEFFVAEREEGEEIVGIVHAAPSSDENGVFQLLRIYVVSDEWGSGMGSRLLSRVEERLRERGGETLRLTVLADNDVGVGFYESRDFERVEEGEATGFGVGEYVYEKTL, from the coding sequence ATGACTGGCTTTGCTGTCCGACCTGCGGAGTCGGACGACGCCCCCGCCATCCGCCGCGTCGCCCGAGAGTCGTGGCACGCCGCCTACGACGACATCATCGGGGCCGATACGGTGGACGAAACCATCGACCAGTGGTACGATATCGAACGCCTCCGCGAGAGCGCGACCAACTCAGACCACGAGTTTTTCGTCGCGGAGCGCGAAGAAGGCGAGGAAATCGTCGGAATCGTTCATGCCGCACCGAGTTCGGACGAAAATGGAGTCTTCCAACTGCTTCGGATTTACGTCGTTTCCGACGAGTGGGGTTCGGGAATGGGCAGTCGGTTGTTAAGTCGTGTGGAGGAGCGACTGCGTGAGCGTGGCGGTGAGACGCTTCGGTTGACCGTGTTGGCGGACAACGACGTTGGCGTGGGATTTTACGAATCGCGCGATTTCGAGCGCGTGGAGGAGGGCGAAGCTACAGGGTTCGGTGTCGGAGAATACGTGTACGAAAAGACGTTGTAG
- a CDS encoding S9 family peptidase: MTTYDFERYLNVRSAHTASFGPDGERLSFLLNTTGVPQVWRLDEPETWPEQLTFYDEPISFASWSPERDELIFGMDDGGNEREQLFRLGGTGETITPLTDMPEAKHRWGGWNSDGSQFAFTSNRRENAVFDVYVQDRDAVGEDAELVYEGDGWLSLAGWSPDDDRLVVVEAHSSFDQDLHVLDIESGELEHVTPHEGHVRYRSSNWGPNGDALYLVTDEGSDTMYLARLDLGSAELEVVEEGGDWNVDGVALDEDSGRLVYSRNEDGYTELTVGRLTDETTIREFPTPNLPRGVAGGVSFDPDAARFTLTVTESTDNTNVYVVETETGEAERWTEASAGGIPPETFVPPKLVRFESFDGRTIPAFFSVPEAAEVGDTPVIVDIHGGPESQRRPSFSPTKQYFLNRGYAYLEPNVRGSSGYGKEYTHLDDVEKRMDSVADIKAGVEWLHDQRVVDPDRIVAMGGSYGGFMVLAALTEYPDLWAAGVDIVGIANFVTFLENTGDWRRELREAEYGSLADDREFLESISPINNIRNIEAPLLVLHGANDPRVPVGEAEQIAEEAKEQGIPVEKLIFPDEGHGFSKLDNRIEAYTKTAEFLEKYV, encoded by the coding sequence ATGACGACGTATGATTTCGAGCGGTATCTGAACGTCCGAAGCGCACATACTGCATCCTTCGGCCCAGATGGCGAACGACTGAGCTTTCTGCTGAACACGACGGGCGTTCCGCAAGTGTGGCGGCTGGACGAACCGGAAACGTGGCCCGAACAGCTCACGTTTTACGACGAACCAATTTCGTTCGCCTCGTGGTCGCCGGAACGCGACGAACTCATCTTCGGCATGGACGACGGCGGAAACGAGCGCGAACAGTTGTTTCGCCTCGGCGGAACCGGCGAAACCATCACTCCACTCACGGATATGCCGGAGGCGAAACATCGCTGGGGTGGGTGGAACTCCGACGGGTCGCAGTTCGCGTTCACGTCGAACCGGCGTGAAAACGCCGTTTTCGACGTGTACGTGCAAGACCGAGATGCGGTCGGCGAGGACGCCGAACTGGTGTACGAAGGCGACGGCTGGCTTTCCCTCGCTGGGTGGAGTCCCGACGACGACCGGTTGGTGGTCGTCGAAGCCCACTCCTCGTTCGACCAAGACCTGCACGTCCTCGACATCGAATCCGGCGAGCTCGAACACGTAACGCCGCACGAAGGACACGTTCGCTATCGCAGCAGCAACTGGGGGCCGAACGGCGACGCGCTCTACCTCGTCACGGACGAGGGGAGCGACACGATGTATCTCGCGCGCCTCGACCTCGGTTCGGCCGAACTCGAAGTCGTGGAGGAAGGCGGCGACTGGAACGTGGATGGCGTCGCCCTCGACGAGGATTCCGGCCGACTCGTCTACTCGCGCAACGAGGACGGTTACACCGAACTCACGGTCGGCAGGCTGACCGACGAGACGACCATCCGCGAGTTCCCGACGCCGAACCTTCCCCGTGGAGTCGCAGGCGGCGTGAGTTTCGACCCCGATGCGGCGCGGTTCACCCTCACCGTCACGGAGAGCACGGATAACACGAACGTCTACGTCGTGGAAACAGAGACGGGCGAGGCCGAACGCTGGACGGAAGCGTCCGCCGGCGGAATCCCGCCGGAGACGTTCGTCCCACCCAAACTCGTCCGTTTCGAGAGCTTCGATGGCAGAACGATTCCGGCTTTCTTCTCGGTTCCCGAGGCTGCGGAAGTCGGCGACACCCCGGTTATCGTGGACATCCACGGCGGGCCGGAGTCCCAGCGACGGCCCTCCTTCAGTCCGACAAAGCAGTACTTCCTGAATCGCGGCTACGCCTACCTCGAACCGAACGTCCGCGGGTCGTCGGGCTACGGCAAGGAGTACACCCATCTGGACGACGTGGAAAAGCGGATGGATTCCGTCGCGGACATCAAAGCCGGAGTCGAGTGGTTGCACGACCAGCGCGTCGTTGACCCCGACCGAATCGTCGCCATGGGCGGTTCCTACGGCGGGTTCATGGTGCTCGCCGCGCTGACCGAATATCCCGACCTCTGGGCCGCCGGGGTGGACATCGTCGGCATCGCCAACTTCGTCACGTTCCTCGAAAACACGGGCGACTGGCGGCGCGAACTCCGCGAGGCGGAGTACGGGTCGCTTGCCGACGACCGGGAGTTTTTGGAATCCATCAGTCCCATCAACAACATTCGGAACATCGAGGCGCCGTTGTTGGTGCTTCACGGCGCGAACGACCCGCGCGTGCCGGTGGGCGAGGCCGAACAAATCGCGGAGGAAGCGAAGGAACAGGGCATCCCGGTCGAGAAGCTGATTTTCCCCGACGAAGGCCACGGTTTCTCGAAACTGGACAATCGAATCGAGGCGTACACGAAGACTGCCGAGTTTTTGGAAAAGTACGTGTAG